The DNA segment TGGCGTGACTCCTGTGACCAGAGTGACCACCGAGGCGTCGACCAAGATCAACTTTGAATTACCTGTGCAACCTCTCAGACCCACCCCCCACCCGGCCACTGGGTGGGGGCAATTTTTCGGGGTGGGTACGACAGTTTCGCCCTGTAGCGGGTAAATGGTGGGGTCGGCGGGAGAATGTCAGACCCGGCGGCCATGCTGGGGTGGTGACTGAGAGCATGCAGCTGCCCGCCGCGCAGCCGTTCGATCTCCGGGCTTCGTTGCGCGCGATGGCTTACTTCCGGCCGGCCGATATTGACGACCAGACCATCGACGGCGACCGGGTGCGCAAGGCGCTGGCCGTCCGGCGTGGCGCGAAGGACGCGGCGGTGGTCGTCGACGTGTCGCCGGAAGGTGACGGCGTACGGGTCGAGGCGCACAACGCCAGGAAGGCCGAGTTGCCGGCGATCGGCCGGATGGTCGCCGACTGGCTGTCGCTGGACGACGATCCGGGGCCGTTCCTGCGGATCGCCGCGAAGGATCCGCCGATGCGCGACATCCTTGCGGCCACCAGAGGTCTGCATCAGGTGCGCTTCCCCAGCCTCCCGGAAGGTGTCTGCTATTTCATGCTGACCCACCGCACCTCGCAGGCCGTGGCGGCCGGTCGCAAGCGGCGGATCGCGGCGGCGTACGGTCCGCGGCTGACCGTCGGCGGCGCCGAGCATGTGGCCTTTCCGACGCTGGAGACGTTGGCCGGGTTGACCGCCGGCGAGCTGCGTCCGTACGCGGCCAACGACCAGCAGGCCAACCGGCTCGCGGCGGCGATCGCCGGCGTCAACGACCTCGGTGAGGAGTGGCTGCGAGAGGCGCCGACCGGCGAGGTGCTGACGGCGTTGCGGCGCATTCACGGCATCGGCGAGTTCACCGCGAGCGCGATCGCGCTGCGCGTGCTCGGCCGGCCGGTGTCGCCGCCGCTGACGATGCCGCAGTTCGCCGGGGTCATCGAGCAGGTCTACCAGGGCCGGCGGACGGCGGACGAGCTGACGAAGGCGTACGGCGAGCAGGTGGCGCACTGGACGTACGTGAGCCGCACCGGGCTCGGCTGGCTGGAGCGGACATGAGTCGGCCCCGGCACCAGGCCGGGGCCGCGGATCGTATGTGGACTCAGCTCTTGATGTTCTTCAGCGCTTCTCCGAGGTCGTTGGCCTCGTCGGCCGACATCTCGACCACGAGCCGTCCGCCCCCCTCCAGTGGGACCCGCATGACGATGCCGCGTCCCTCCTTGGTGACCTCGAGCGGACCGTCACCCGTCCGCGGCTTCATGGCCGCCATGTCGAAACTCCCCTCGACCGGTGGCCGCACCGGTGCGACGGCCACTCCCTTACCAC comes from the Fodinicola acaciae genome and includes:
- a CDS encoding DNA-3-methyladenine glycosylase family protein, with amino-acid sequence MTESMQLPAAQPFDLRASLRAMAYFRPADIDDQTIDGDRVRKALAVRRGAKDAAVVVDVSPEGDGVRVEAHNARKAELPAIGRMVADWLSLDDDPGPFLRIAAKDPPMRDILAATRGLHQVRFPSLPEGVCYFMLTHRTSQAVAAGRKRRIAAAYGPRLTVGGAEHVAFPTLETLAGLTAGELRPYAANDQQANRLAAAIAGVNDLGEEWLREAPTGEVLTALRRIHGIGEFTASAIALRVLGRPVSPPLTMPQFAGVIEQVYQGRRTADELTKAYGEQVAHWTYVSRTGLGWLERT
- a CDS encoding DUF3117 domain-containing protein — its product is MAAMKPRTGDGPLEVTKEGRGIVMRVPLEGGGRLVVEMSADEANDLGEALKNIKS